In Lacibacter sp. H375, one DNA window encodes the following:
- a CDS encoding complex I subunit 4 family protein translates to MNLTLLLILPLVFSLLLLVVKGQKQVRLVALVAAVVQLGAGLFLLMQFLAERATNNAAFLFEQNHIWYKALNIGYHIGVDGISVAMILLTAFVVLAGVLVSWKQETMHKEFFFLLLFLSLGAYGFFISLDLFTMFFFLEVAVIPKFLLIGIWGSGKKEYSALKLALMLMAGSALVFVGLSGLYFNTSINGVHSFDLLEISKQNISPALQNVFFPFAFIGFGIFTALFPFHTWVPDGHSSAPTAASMFLAGISMKLGGYGCLRVATYLMPDAAEYYSTIIIILSCIAILYGAFATMMQTDLKYINAYSSVSHCGFVLLGIGMLTKTSINGAVLQMVSHGLMTALFFAVIGMIYDRTHTRQVAQLGGLLKVMPFISSVFVIAGLCSLGLPGLSGFVAEMTVFMGSWQRAGAFYHTATIVACASIVVTAVYILRAVGSSIMGPIKNNEHTQLGDAGWNEKTAAVVLLVGILVMGIVPFWLTDLINPGTEVIIQKLGSIK, encoded by the coding sequence ATGAACCTCACGTTACTACTCATATTGCCACTTGTATTTTCGCTGCTATTATTAGTAGTGAAGGGACAAAAACAGGTACGCCTCGTTGCTTTAGTTGCTGCCGTTGTACAATTGGGTGCAGGTTTATTCCTGTTGATGCAATTCCTTGCAGAACGGGCAACGAACAATGCTGCGTTTTTGTTTGAACAAAATCATATATGGTACAAAGCACTCAACATTGGCTATCATATTGGCGTAGATGGTATTTCAGTAGCGATGATCCTCTTAACCGCTTTCGTGGTATTGGCAGGTGTGTTGGTTTCATGGAAACAGGAAACCATGCACAAAGAATTCTTCTTTTTGTTGCTCTTCTTAAGTTTAGGTGCATACGGTTTCTTTATTTCACTCGACCTCTTTACCATGTTCTTCTTCCTGGAAGTAGCGGTAATACCAAAATTTTTATTGATTGGCATCTGGGGAAGCGGCAAGAAAGAATACAGTGCATTGAAACTGGCGTTGATGCTAATGGCCGGTTCTGCATTGGTATTTGTTGGACTATCCGGTTTATATTTTAATACCAGCATCAACGGCGTCCATTCGTTTGATCTCCTGGAGATTTCAAAACAAAATATTTCGCCTGCCTTGCAAAACGTTTTCTTCCCGTTTGCATTTATTGGCTTCGGCATTTTCACAGCACTGTTTCCGTTTCATACATGGGTACCCGATGGTCACTCAAGTGCACCAACAGCAGCATCAATGTTTTTGGCAGGTATTTCAATGAAACTAGGTGGTTATGGTTGCTTACGTGTAGCAACGTATTTAATGCCCGATGCAGCAGAATATTATTCAACCATCATTATCATCTTATCCTGCATTGCAATTTTATATGGTGCATTTGCGACCATGATGCAGACCGATCTTAAATACATCAACGCCTACTCTTCCGTGAGCCATTGTGGTTTTGTATTGCTGGGTATTGGGATGTTAACCAAAACATCCATCAATGGCGCTGTGTTGCAGATGGTGAGTCATGGTTTAATGACGGCCCTCTTCTTCGCCGTGATTGGCATGATTTACGATCGGACACATACAAGACAGGTTGCGCAACTCGGTGGTCTGTTAAAAGTGATGCCATTCATTTCATCTGTATTTGTGATCGCAGGTTTGTGTTCGCTAGGCTTACCCGGCCTAAGTGGATTTGTTGCAGAGATGACGGTGTTCATGGGTAGCTGGCAACGTGCAGGTGCATTCTATCACACCGCTACCATAGTTGCCTGCGCTTCCATTGTGGTAACTGCAGTTTATATTTTGAGAGCAGTTGGTTCGTCTATTATGGGACCAATAAAAAATAATGAGCATACACAATTAGGTGATGCCGGCTGGAATGAAAAAACAGCGGCCGTTGTTCTATTAGTTGGAATATTAGTGATGGGTATTGTACCGTTCTGGTTAACAGATCTTATCAATCCCGGTACAGAAGTAATTATACAAAAGTTAGGATCGATAAAGTAA
- the nifJ gene encoding pyruvate:ferredoxin (flavodoxin) oxidoreductase, which translates to MQAITNPVAQDKALYEVMDGNEAAAYIAYKCNEVCAIYPITPSSTMGEWADEWSAKGMKNIFGTVPRIMEMQSEAGAAGAIHGALQGGALASTFTASQGLLLMIPNMYKIAGELTPTVFHIAARSLATHALSIFGDHSDVMAVRSTGFAMLFGNNPQEVMDMALIAQSATLKARVPFLNIFDGFRTSHELNEVEVIPDEIIEQMMDMEAIHAHRNRALNPNNPSIRGTAQNPDVFFQNREAANTYHANVPSIVQSTMDEFAKLTGRQYSLYEYYGHAHPDRVIVIMGSGAGAVKETVDYLNEHGSHVGMIVVRLFRPLDVQAFIKVIPKSVVSIAVLDRSKEPNGIGEALYMNVVNALNEAQENHHAHVIGGRYGLSSKEFTPAMVKAVFRELKKDKPKNHFTIGIDDDVTHTSLEYDKTFNIEAQHKFRGLFFGLGADGTVSANKNSIKIIGDKTNDHVQGYFVYDSKKSGSLTVSHLRFGENPIHSTYLVQSANFVACHHFNYLTKYDILKDAEEGAVFLLNAPYEKEELWSMLPKKIQEEIVHKKLKFYAINAYTVAKEAGMGNRINTILQTCFFAISNVLPREEAIAKIKEAIYDTYWKKGEAVVQKNYEAVDKTLANLYEVDYAKFVIGDKPIDAAVPDAAPDFVKQVLGKIIAGEGDELPVSAFPIDGTFPSGTTKWEKRNIADAVPVWDTSLCTQCGKCFMICPHAAIRPKVYDKTLLADAPAGFKHVDPIGKEWNKETEAYTLQVSTEDCTGCTLCVEFCPITSKTDPGHKAINMLDKTNIQEQEKENWDYFLTLPEVDRTRVNKNTVKGSQFFQPLFEFSGACAGCGETPYIKLLTQLFGERMIVANATGCSSIFGGNLPTTPWTKNKEGVGPAWANSLFEDNAEFGLGISMASNKKREMAMQLLDELRPMIGGELVDMILNNNETTEAAIHQKHELVKELKHRLSGERSMAALNLFHLADFLEEKSIWIIGGDGWAYDIGYGGLDHVLSTGENVNIMVLDTEVYSNTGGQKSKSTPLGSSAKFSVNGKTTGKKDLAMQAIAHGTAYVAQIAMGGNDMHTIRTILEAEAYPGPSLIIAYSHCIAHGIDMAHGAEEQDFAVKSGYWPLFHYNPMKPKGQRFVVDSKDPSLDLAEFMYHENRFNIIKAKDPELAARFMEQAQDAKVSRWERLETLKGL; encoded by the coding sequence ATGCAAGCAATAACCAACCCCGTAGCACAAGACAAAGCACTTTACGAAGTAATGGATGGCAACGAGGCCGCTGCTTATATTGCGTATAAATGCAATGAAGTATGCGCTATTTATCCCATTACACCATCATCAACAATGGGCGAGTGGGCCGATGAATGGAGTGCGAAAGGCATGAAAAATATTTTTGGTACCGTGCCCCGTATCATGGAAATGCAAAGTGAAGCAGGTGCTGCAGGTGCCATACACGGTGCATTACAGGGCGGTGCATTGGCTTCTACATTTACAGCATCGCAGGGTTTGTTGCTGATGATTCCCAACATGTATAAAATTGCAGGTGAATTAACGCCTACTGTATTTCATATTGCCGCACGTAGCCTTGCTACGCATGCGCTTTCTATTTTTGGTGATCACAGTGATGTGATGGCGGTGCGTTCAACAGGTTTTGCCATGTTGTTTGGTAACAATCCGCAGGAAGTAATGGACATGGCATTGATCGCTCAATCGGCTACTTTAAAAGCAAGAGTTCCCTTTCTGAATATATTTGATGGCTTCCGTACTTCACATGAACTCAATGAGGTTGAAGTAATCCCTGATGAGATCATTGAACAAATGATGGATATGGAAGCCATTCATGCACATCGCAACCGTGCATTGAATCCAAACAACCCTTCGATACGTGGTACGGCGCAAAACCCTGATGTGTTTTTCCAGAACAGGGAAGCGGCCAATACTTATCATGCTAATGTTCCTTCTATTGTACAATCAACCATGGATGAGTTTGCAAAACTCACCGGACGTCAATACAGTTTGTATGAATATTACGGACATGCACATCCTGATCGTGTAATTGTGATCATGGGCTCTGGTGCAGGTGCGGTAAAAGAAACCGTTGATTATTTAAATGAACATGGATCGCATGTAGGTATGATCGTGGTACGTTTGTTCCGTCCGTTGGATGTGCAGGCATTTATTAAAGTGATTCCGAAAAGTGTGGTAAGTATTGCTGTGCTCGACAGAAGTAAAGAACCAAACGGCATTGGTGAAGCACTTTATATGAATGTGGTGAATGCGTTGAACGAAGCACAGGAAAATCATCATGCGCATGTGATAGGTGGACGTTATGGTTTATCGAGCAAAGAATTTACACCGGCGATGGTGAAAGCGGTGTTCCGTGAATTGAAAAAAGATAAACCAAAAAATCACTTTACCATTGGTATTGATGATGACGTTACTCATACAAGTTTAGAATACGACAAGACATTTAATATTGAAGCACAACATAAGTTCCGTGGTTTGTTTTTTGGCTTAGGTGCCGATGGAACGGTGAGTGCAAATAAAAACTCCATTAAAATTATTGGTGACAAAACCAACGATCATGTGCAGGGATACTTTGTGTATGATTCAAAAAAATCAGGATCGTTAACGGTATCGCATTTACGTTTTGGTGAAAACCCGATTCATTCAACTTACTTGGTACAGTCGGCAAACTTTGTGGCTTGTCATCATTTCAATTATCTCACCAAGTATGATATCCTGAAAGATGCGGAGGAAGGAGCAGTGTTCCTTTTAAATGCACCGTATGAAAAAGAGGAGCTGTGGAGTATGTTGCCGAAGAAGATCCAGGAAGAGATCGTTCATAAAAAATTAAAGTTCTATGCCATTAATGCATACACAGTAGCAAAAGAAGCAGGCATGGGCAACCGTATCAATACAATTTTGCAAACCTGTTTCTTCGCCATCAGTAATGTATTACCAAGAGAAGAAGCGATTGCAAAAATTAAAGAAGCAATTTACGATACGTATTGGAAGAAAGGTGAAGCTGTTGTGCAAAAGAATTACGAAGCGGTTGATAAAACATTGGCCAATTTGTATGAAGTGGATTATGCAAAATTTGTGATTGGCGATAAGCCCATTGATGCTGCTGTGCCCGATGCAGCACCTGATTTTGTAAAACAGGTATTGGGTAAAATTATTGCAGGTGAAGGTGATGAATTACCGGTGAGTGCTTTCCCGATAGATGGAACCTTCCCAAGTGGTACAACCAAATGGGAAAAACGAAACATTGCAGATGCGGTGCCGGTTTGGGATACATCGTTGTGTACGCAGTGTGGTAAATGTTTTATGATTTGTCCGCATGCAGCTATCCGTCCGAAAGTATATGACAAAACATTGTTAGCCGATGCGCCTGCAGGTTTCAAACATGTTGATCCTATTGGCAAAGAATGGAACAAAGAAACTGAAGCATACACATTGCAAGTGTCAACAGAAGATTGTACAGGTTGTACGTTGTGTGTTGAGTTCTGTCCTATTACCAGCAAAACAGATCCCGGTCACAAAGCCATTAACATGCTGGATAAAACAAATATCCAGGAACAGGAAAAAGAAAACTGGGATTATTTCTTAACACTTCCGGAAGTTGATCGCACAAGAGTAAATAAGAATACAGTGAAAGGTTCACAATTCTTCCAGCCGTTGTTTGAGTTTAGCGGTGCATGTGCAGGTTGTGGCGAAACTCCTTATATAAAACTCTTAACACAGTTGTTTGGTGAACGGATGATTGTTGCGAATGCAACAGGTTGTTCATCCATCTTCGGCGGTAACTTACCAACTACACCATGGACAAAAAATAAAGAAGGTGTAGGACCAGCGTGGGCCAACAGTTTGTTTGAAGATAATGCAGAGTTTGGGTTGGGTATCAGTATGGCCAGCAATAAGAAAAGAGAAATGGCGATGCAATTGCTTGATGAATTACGGCCAATGATCGGCGGAGAGTTGGTTGATATGATTCTGAATAACAACGAAACAACAGAAGCTGCCATTCATCAGAAACATGAATTGGTAAAAGAATTGAAACACAGATTGAGTGGCGAACGTTCAATGGCTGCATTGAATCTTTTTCATCTGGCTGATTTCTTAGAAGAGAAATCGATCTGGATTATTGGTGGTGATGGTTGGGCGTATGATATTGGTTATGGTGGATTGGATCATGTGTTGAGCACTGGAGAAAATGTAAACATCATGGTATTGGATACTGAAGTGTACAGCAATACCGGTGGACAAAAATCAAAATCAACTCCATTAGGTTCCAGTGCGAAGTTCAGTGTGAATGGTAAAACAACGGGTAAGAAAGACCTGGCGATGCAGGCTATTGCACACGGTACAGCTTATGTTGCACAAATTGCAATGGGTGGAAATGATATGCATACCATCAGAACAATTCTTGAAGCAGAAGCATATCCAGGTCCTTCGTTGATCATTGCTTACAGTCATTGTATTGCACATGGTATTGATATGGCACATGGTGCAGAAGAGCAAGACTTTGCAGTGAAGAGTGGTTACTGGCCTTTGTTCCATTACAATCCGATGAAACCAAAAGGTCAACGTTTTGTGGTGGATTCAAAAGATCCTTCACTCGACCTGGCTGAGTTTATGTATCATGAAAACCGTTTCAACATTATAAAAGCAAAAGATCCTGAACTCGCTGCACGTTTTATGGAACAGGCACAGGATGCAAAAGTGAGCAGATGGGAACGTTTGGAAACATTAAAAGGATTATAG
- a CDS encoding glycerol-3-phosphate dehydrogenase/oxidase gives MNRSQQIQQLKTTNHWDIIIIGGGATGLGAAVDAAARGYKTLLLEQHDFGKGTSSRSTKLIHGGVRYLQQGNFRLVRDALRERGLLLKNAPHIAHRLKLVLPAYRWWEKLYYGLGLKVYNFLSAKLSLGPSEILSIKKTQEYIKGLDGKKLSGGVAYYDGQFDDARLCVSLALTAADVSATVLNYCKVTNLIHEQGKVTGVHIHDCITNEDYEARGTVVINATGVFVDDVLRMDDDGLTRTVSPSQGIHIVVDKTFFPGDQALFIPRTDDGRVLFAVPFHDKVIIGTTDTSVETAVIEPLPLEDEVEFVINHFNRYVHTGLKRSDVKSVFAGLRPLVKVPGQKKTAVLPRDHTIWVSKGGMINISGGKWTTYRKMAQEVILKAHYEGGLAYTRCQTETMKLHGWMKKVDFDDPLHYYGSDAAAIRYLQHQGYSQLIHPNLPYTVAEVFWAVGHEMAMTLEDVLSRRTRALILDAKAAIEAAPLVADIMMKELNKDEVWKQQQIEAFKEVAKGYVLS, from the coding sequence TTGAATCGTTCACAGCAAATACAACAATTAAAAACCACCAACCACTGGGATATCATCATTATTGGTGGTGGCGCAACAGGATTAGGTGCAGCAGTTGATGCAGCAGCACGAGGGTACAAAACACTTTTACTCGAGCAACACGATTTTGGGAAAGGAACATCGAGCCGTTCAACCAAACTCATACATGGCGGTGTGCGTTATCTGCAACAGGGAAATTTCCGTTTGGTGCGTGATGCACTTCGTGAACGTGGCTTATTGCTGAAGAATGCACCGCATATTGCTCATCGTTTGAAATTGGTATTGCCTGCTTATCGTTGGTGGGAGAAATTATATTACGGACTTGGTTTGAAAGTATACAATTTTCTTTCAGCGAAATTGAGTCTTGGCCCGAGTGAAATTTTATCAATCAAGAAAACACAGGAATACATTAAAGGTCTTGACGGAAAAAAATTAAGCGGTGGTGTAGCGTATTACGATGGACAGTTTGATGATGCACGTTTGTGTGTATCGCTTGCGTTAACAGCGGCTGACGTAAGTGCAACCGTTTTGAATTATTGCAAGGTTACAAATCTTATTCATGAGCAGGGGAAAGTAACAGGTGTACATATTCATGATTGTATAACCAATGAGGATTACGAAGCAAGGGGAACAGTGGTGATCAATGCGACAGGTGTGTTTGTAGATGATGTGCTGCGTATGGATGATGATGGCTTGACAAGAACAGTATCACCTTCACAAGGCATACATATTGTTGTCGATAAAACATTTTTTCCCGGTGACCAGGCTTTGTTTATTCCACGTACGGATGATGGTCGTGTATTATTCGCCGTTCCGTTTCATGATAAAGTAATTATTGGTACAACTGATACCAGTGTTGAGACAGCAGTGATTGAACCATTACCATTAGAAGATGAAGTAGAGTTTGTGATCAATCATTTTAACCGTTATGTACATACAGGGTTAAAACGCAGCGATGTAAAAAGTGTGTTTGCCGGCTTACGTCCGTTGGTGAAAGTGCCCGGTCAAAAGAAAACAGCTGTGCTTCCCCGTGATCATACCATTTGGGTATCAAAAGGCGGCATGATCAATATCAGCGGTGGTAAATGGACCACGTATCGCAAGATGGCACAGGAAGTAATTTTAAAAGCACACTACGAAGGTGGTCTTGCTTATACCCGTTGCCAAACAGAAACTATGAAGCTTCATGGCTGGATGAAAAAAGTTGATTTTGATGATCCGCTTCATTATTATGGAAGTGATGCAGCAGCTATTCGTTATTTACAACACCAGGGTTATTCTCAATTGATTCATCCAAATCTTCCATATACTGTTGCAGAAGTTTTTTGGGCTGTGGGTCATGAAATGGCGATGACGTTAGAAGATGTATTGAGCAGAAGGACAAGAGCGTTGATCCTTGATGCAAAAGCAGCCATTGAAGCAGCACCGCTTGTTGCTGATATTATGATGAAGGAATTGAATAAAGATGAAGTGTGGAAGCAACAGCAGATCGAAGCATTCAAAGAAGTAGCGAAAGGATATGTGCTCAGTTGA
- a CDS encoding MIP/aquaporin family protein, which yields MYFNNECQSKTINLKSKSAMTPFVAEYIGSMLLLLLGNSVVANVLLAKTKGNNSGLIVIAFGWAVAVFVGVYSSATVSGAHLNPAITIALASIGKFEWANVPLYIAAQFLGAMTGSGLMWLAYKQHFDATEDADAQLAVFCNSPAIPNVFYNLLTEAIGTFALMLGVLFIAAPQNSLGALDALPVALLVLGIGLSLGGPTGYAINPSRDLGPRIMHFLLPIKNKRNSNWSYSWIPVVGPIAGAVIAAFVFQLIQS from the coding sequence TTGTATTTTAATAACGAATGCCAATCTAAAACCATAAATCTAAAATCAAAATCCGCCATGACTCCTTTTGTTGCAGAATATATCGGTTCCATGTTATTACTGTTATTAGGCAACAGCGTTGTTGCCAATGTGCTGTTAGCAAAAACAAAAGGAAACAACAGCGGATTGATTGTAATTGCATTTGGTTGGGCTGTTGCTGTTTTTGTTGGAGTGTACAGCAGTGCAACAGTAAGCGGCGCACATTTGAATCCTGCAATTACGATTGCATTGGCAAGTATTGGAAAGTTTGAATGGGCAAATGTTCCCTTGTATATCGCTGCACAATTTCTTGGGGCGATGACAGGATCAGGTTTAATGTGGCTGGCCTACAAACAACATTTCGATGCAACAGAAGATGCTGATGCGCAACTTGCTGTATTCTGCAATTCACCTGCCATCCCCAATGTGTTTTATAATTTACTGACTGAAGCCATCGGCACGTTTGCGTTAATGCTTGGCGTTTTATTTATTGCAGCTCCGCAAAACAGTTTAGGTGCATTGGATGCATTGCCTGTTGCTTTACTCGTATTAGGTATAGGTTTGAGTTTGGGCGGACCAACCGGTTATGCCATTAATCCTTCACGTGATCTTGGTCCACGAATCATGCACTTTTTACTTCCGATTAAAAACAAACGCAACAGCAACTGGAGTTATAGTTGGATACCTGTGGTTGGACCCATTGCCGGTGCTGTAATTGCTGCATTTGTATTTCAGTTGATACAATCGTAG
- a CDS encoding DUF1569 domain-containing protein has protein sequence MEVKNLFDQEAYDEIMIRLQNLTATSERQWGKMTAAQMLAHCKEAYKVPLTSKKLKRLPISYIGWIFRPVLYNARPYRKSLPTAPNFIIKDDREFEKEKAEMLSIVKAFHERGASGIGDKMHPTFGRMTAEQWGKSMWKHLDHHLRQFGV, from the coding sequence ATGGAAGTAAAGAATTTATTTGATCAAGAGGCGTACGATGAGATCATGATTCGCCTTCAAAACTTAACGGCAACCAGTGAACGTCAATGGGGAAAAATGACAGCAGCACAAATGCTGGCCCATTGCAAAGAAGCTTACAAAGTTCCGCTCACGAGTAAAAAATTAAAGCGACTGCCCATCAGTTATATCGGTTGGATCTTTCGGCCTGTGTTATACAATGCAAGACCTTATCGGAAAAGCTTACCTACTGCTCCCAACTTTATTATTAAAGACGATCGTGAATTTGAAAAAGAAAAAGCAGAAATGCTTTCCATCGTAAAAGCGTTTCATGAACGAGGAGCAAGTGGTATCGGCGATAAAATGCATCCCACTTTTGGACGCATGACTGCAGAGCAATGGGGTAAGAGTATGTGGAAACATCTCGATCATCATCTGCGGCAGTTTGGAGTGTAG
- a CDS encoding NADH-quinone oxidoreductase subunit N, protein MSNFFLLMQQELLLTAIIFILLFMKLSTVEWKTKNVLLVVNVLLAINMAAGFFFQGKGSLFGDMFQQNDLLRLEKNILNLGTLLISLQSYNWLLKHKHATEFYLLMLSTLLGMFFMLSSSNLLMFYVGLELASIPLAALANFDLEKRRSSEAAMKYIMSSAFASGLLLFGISMMYGVTGTVSFAELQTAASDQPLFLFSFILILAGFGFKISAVPFHLWTADVYEGSPIAVTSYLSVISKGSMIFAMTTVLFSVFGQLIFHWYNIIAVLAVLSMIVGNLFAIRQQNVKRFLAFSSISQVGFILIGVTGANAIGQSSVIYFVLIYIFSNLAAFGVLSLVSSEKGKETIDDFKGFYKTNPLLTWVLAIALFSLAGIPPTAGFFGKFFLILAGAGKNNYPLITIAALNMVVSLYYYLRIIKAMFMDANETPIEKVEMTWAPKLSMAICVAGIVITGIVSGAYEYIYSLVK, encoded by the coding sequence ATGAGTAACTTTTTTCTTTTGATGCAACAGGAATTGCTGTTAACAGCAATCATCTTTATTCTACTATTCATGAAGCTGAGTACAGTGGAATGGAAGACTAAGAATGTGTTGCTGGTAGTGAATGTTTTATTAGCGATCAACATGGCTGCCGGATTTTTCTTTCAAGGAAAAGGAAGTTTGTTTGGCGATATGTTTCAGCAAAATGATCTGCTTCGACTCGAAAAAAATATTCTCAACCTCGGAACGCTTCTTATCTCCTTACAATCGTACAACTGGTTACTGAAACATAAACATGCAACAGAATTTTATTTGCTGATGCTCTCTACCTTGTTGGGCATGTTCTTTATGCTGAGCAGCAGTAATCTTTTGATGTTTTATGTAGGATTGGAACTGGCAAGTATTCCACTGGCAGCATTGGCCAATTTCGACCTGGAGAAAAGACGTTCATCTGAAGCAGCCATGAAATACATCATGTCGTCTGCATTTGCATCCGGCTTGTTATTATTTGGTATTTCTATGATGTATGGTGTTACCGGGACGGTGAGTTTTGCAGAATTACAAACAGCAGCGTCTGATCAACCTTTATTCTTATTTTCTTTTATCCTCATCCTGGCTGGCTTTGGATTTAAAATATCAGCAGTTCCCTTTCATTTATGGACAGCCGATGTGTACGAAGGTTCGCCCATTGCTGTTACATCCTATTTATCAGTGATCTCCAAAGGCAGTATGATCTTTGCGATGACGACTGTATTGTTTTCTGTGTTCGGTCAATTGATATTCCATTGGTACAATATCATTGCGGTGCTGGCAGTTTTATCAATGATCGTTGGTAATCTCTTCGCCATCCGTCAACAAAATGTAAAACGATTCCTCGCCTTCTCTTCGATTTCGCAGGTTGGTTTTATTTTGATTGGTGTAACCGGTGCAAATGCCATCGGGCAGAGTTCGGTTATTTATTTTGTGCTCATTTATATCTTCTCTAATCTTGCAGCGTTTGGCGTGTTGAGTTTGGTAAGTTCAGAAAAAGGCAAAGAAACCATTGATGATTTCAAAGGCTTTTATAAAACCAATCCATTGTTGACTTGGGTACTGGCGATCGCTTTGTTTTCATTGGCAGGTATTCCACCTACAGCCGGTTTCTTTGGTAAATTCTTTTTGATACTGGCAGGTGCAGGAAAAAATAACTATCCGCTTATTACCATTGCAGCGTTGAATATGGTGGTTTCGCTTTATTATTATCTGCGTATCATCAAAGCCATGTTTATGGATGCCAATGAAACGCCAATTGAAAAAGTAGAGATGACCTGGGCACCAAAACTTTCAATGGCCATTTGTGTTGCAGGTATTGTTATCACAGGTATTGTAAGCGGAGCATATGAATATATTTATTCATTAGTGAAATAA
- a CDS encoding protein-tyrosine-phosphatase has translation MFQSIQDRCAALVKNFKEIPAERKELLEKIADYIIKKRGANEAINLVYVCTHNSRRSHLGQVWAAVAAAYYNIDNVYTFSGGTEATAFNPNAIKAVSAAGFTVKKTTETNNPVYEVYFAEDKFTTCFSKVYNHEANPAQNFAAIMTCSDAEDNCPFIPGCDLRIGTTYNDPKAFDNTVLQDEKYTERSNQIAMECLYVFSKVK, from the coding sequence ATGTTTCAGTCTATTCAAGACCGTTGCGCAGCACTTGTAAAAAACTTTAAAGAAATTCCGGCAGAAAGGAAAGAACTGCTGGAAAAAATTGCAGACTATATCATAAAGAAACGGGGTGCAAACGAAGCCATTAACCTGGTTTATGTGTGTACGCATAATTCCCGTCGCAGTCATTTGGGCCAGGTGTGGGCAGCAGTGGCAGCAGCATATTATAACATTGATAATGTTTACACATTTTCCGGCGGCACTGAAGCAACTGCATTCAACCCAAATGCAATCAAAGCAGTTAGTGCAGCAGGTTTTACGGTAAAGAAAACTACGGAAACAAATAACCCTGTGTATGAGGTGTACTTTGCTGAAGATAAATTCACCACTTGTTTTTCGAAAGTATATAACCACGAAGCGAACCCTGCGCAAAATTTTGCAGCCATCATGACCTGCTCAGATGCAGAAGATAATTGTCCATTCATTCCCGGATGTGATCTGCGTATCGGCACAACCTACAACGATCCAAAAGCATTTGACAATACTGTTCTGCAGGATGAAAAATATACTGAACGTAGTAACCAGATAGCAATGGAATGCCTGTATGTTTTTTCGAAAGTGAAATAA